Proteins from a single region of Tamandua tetradactyla isolate mTamTet1 chromosome 12, mTamTet1.pri, whole genome shotgun sequence:
- the PLEKHD1 gene encoding pleckstrin homology domain-containing family D member 1 isoform X3 produces the protein MPPPQQPESTAVTEILSPRRSLWAVWDKRECRFFIIKESFLLYYSESEKKSFETNKYFNIHPKGVIPLGGCLVEAREEPSMPYAMKISHQDFHGNILLAAESEFEQTQWLEMLQESGKVTWKNAQLGEAMIKSLEAQGLQLAKEKQEYLDKLMEETEELCLQREQREELERLNQVLEAEKQQFEEVVQELRMEQEQIRRELELTARCLKGVEQEKKELRHLTESLQQTLEELSIEKKKTLEMLEENENQLQTLASQSEQSSPNGGLHSNLRQIEEKMQQLLEEKLLAEKRMKENEERSRALEEEREFYSSQSQALQNSLQELTAEKQQAERELKAEVKVRMDLERRLREAEGALRSLEQGLNSKVRNKEKEERMRADVSHLKRFFEECIRNAELEAKMPVIMKNSVYIHKAATRRIKSCRFHRRRSSSSWNDVKPSQSFMTSQLEANNMEELKEVAKRLSRDQRFRESIYHIMATQPGPPSVLPRGGK, from the exons ATGCCACCTCCCCAACAGCCAGAAAGCACCGCGGTCACAGAAATCCTGAGCCCCAGAAGGAGTCTCTGGGCAGTCTGGGACAAAAGGGAATGCAG GTTTTTCATCATCAAAGAGAGCTTTCTGCTTTACTACTCTGAGAGTGAGAAAAAGAGCTTTGAAACCAATAAATACTTCAATATACACCCTAAG GGTGTCATCCCCCTGGGGGGCTGCCTGGTGGAGGCCCGGGAAGAGCCCAGCATGCCCTATGCCATGAAGATCTCCCACCAGGACTTCCAC GGGAACATCCTGCTGGCTGCCGAGTCCGAGTTTGAACAGACCCAGTGGCTGGAGATGCTGCAGGAGTCTGGGAAGGT GACCTGGAAGAACGCCCAGCTGGGAGAAGCCATGATCAAAAGCCTGGAGGCGCAGGGCCTGCAGTTGGCCAAGGAAAAGCAGGAGTATTTAG ACAAACTGATGGAAGAGACTGAAGAACTCtgccttcagagggagcagagagag GAGCTCGAGCGCCTTAACCAGGTGCTGGAGGCTGAGAAGCAGCAGTTTGAGGAGGTGGTGCAGGAGCTGAGGATGGAGCAGGAGCAGATCAGGAG GGAGCTCGAATTGACAGCAAGATGCCTCAAGGGTGTGGAGCAGGAGAAAAAGGAGCTGAGGCACCTCACAGAGTCCTTGCAGCAGACACTGGAG GAACTCTccatagaaaagaagaaaaccctGGAGATGCTGGAGGAGAATGAGAACCAGCTGCAGACATTAGCCAGTCAGAGTGAGCAGTCCTCTCCCAATGGGGGTCTCCACAGTAACCTAAGGCAGATCGAGGAGAAGATGCAGCAGCTGTTGGAGGAAAAGCTCCTAGCGGAGAAGCG GATGAAGGAGAACGAAGAGCGCTCACGGGCGCTGGAGGAGGAGCGAGAGTTCTACTCGAGCCAGTCACAGGCCCTGCAAAACTCACTGCAGGAGCTGACAGCAGAGAAGCAGCAGGCCGAGCGGGAGCTCAAG GCCGAGGTGAAGGTGCGCATGGACCTGGAGCGGCGTCTGCGGGAGGCGGAGGGGGCCTTGCGCAGCCTGGAACAAGGGCTCAATTCCAAGGTGCGaaacaaggagaaggaggagaggatgCGGGCCGACGTGAGCCATCTGAAAA GGTTCTTCGAGGAGTGCATCCGGAACGCGGAACTGGAGGCCAAGATGCCTGTCATCATGAAGAACTCCGTGTACATCCACAAGGCAGCCACGCGCCGCATCAAGAGCTGCCGCTTCCACCGGCGCCGGTCCAGCTCCTCTTGGAATGACG TGAAGCCGTCCCAGTCCTTCATGACGTCCCAGCTGGAAGCCAACAACATGGAGGAGCTCAAGGAAGTGGCCAAGCGGCTCAGCCGAGACCAGCGCTTCCGGGAATCCATCTACCACATCATGGCCACCCAGCCCGGACCCCCCTCGGTGCTTCCCCGGGGCGGAAAGTGA
- the PLEKHD1 gene encoding pleckstrin homology domain-containing family D member 1 isoform X2 yields MNPSEPASTNHCLQFPCVHTHTHTHTHTLSFQNLQHILLVSHHYSSGFFIIKESFLLYYSESEKKSFETNKYFNIHPKGVIPLGGCLVEAREEPSMPYAMKISHQDFHGNILLAAESEFEQTQWLEMLQESGKVTWKNAQLGEAMIKSLEAQGLQLAKEKQEYLDKLMEETEELCLQREQREELERLNQVLEAEKQQFEEVVQELRMEQEQIRRELELTARCLKGVEQEKKELRHLTESLQQTLEELSIEKKKTLEMLEENENQLQTLASQSEQSSPNGGLHSNLRQIEEKMQQLLEEKLLAEKRMKENEERSRALEEEREFYSSQSQALQNSLQELTAEKQQAERELKAEVKVRMDLERRLREAEGALRSLEQGLNSKVRNKEKEERMRADVSHLKRFFEECIRNAELEAKMPVIMKNSVYIHKAATRRIKSCRFHRRRSSSSWNDVKPSQSFMTSQLEANNMEELKEVAKRLSRDQRFRESIYHIMATQPGPPSVLPRGGK; encoded by the exons ATGAACCCATCTGAGCCAGCTTCAACAAACCACTGTCTTCAATTCccctgtgtacacacacacacacacacacacacacacacactcagcttTCAGAATCTCCAACACATTCTACTTGTATCCCATCACTATAGCAGTGG GTTTTTCATCATCAAAGAGAGCTTTCTGCTTTACTACTCTGAGAGTGAGAAAAAGAGCTTTGAAACCAATAAATACTTCAATATACACCCTAAG GGTGTCATCCCCCTGGGGGGCTGCCTGGTGGAGGCCCGGGAAGAGCCCAGCATGCCCTATGCCATGAAGATCTCCCACCAGGACTTCCAC GGGAACATCCTGCTGGCTGCCGAGTCCGAGTTTGAACAGACCCAGTGGCTGGAGATGCTGCAGGAGTCTGGGAAGGT GACCTGGAAGAACGCCCAGCTGGGAGAAGCCATGATCAAAAGCCTGGAGGCGCAGGGCCTGCAGTTGGCCAAGGAAAAGCAGGAGTATTTAG ACAAACTGATGGAAGAGACTGAAGAACTCtgccttcagagggagcagagagag GAGCTCGAGCGCCTTAACCAGGTGCTGGAGGCTGAGAAGCAGCAGTTTGAGGAGGTGGTGCAGGAGCTGAGGATGGAGCAGGAGCAGATCAGGAG GGAGCTCGAATTGACAGCAAGATGCCTCAAGGGTGTGGAGCAGGAGAAAAAGGAGCTGAGGCACCTCACAGAGTCCTTGCAGCAGACACTGGAG GAACTCTccatagaaaagaagaaaaccctGGAGATGCTGGAGGAGAATGAGAACCAGCTGCAGACATTAGCCAGTCAGAGTGAGCAGTCCTCTCCCAATGGGGGTCTCCACAGTAACCTAAGGCAGATCGAGGAGAAGATGCAGCAGCTGTTGGAGGAAAAGCTCCTAGCGGAGAAGCG GATGAAGGAGAACGAAGAGCGCTCACGGGCGCTGGAGGAGGAGCGAGAGTTCTACTCGAGCCAGTCACAGGCCCTGCAAAACTCACTGCAGGAGCTGACAGCAGAGAAGCAGCAGGCCGAGCGGGAGCTCAAG GCCGAGGTGAAGGTGCGCATGGACCTGGAGCGGCGTCTGCGGGAGGCGGAGGGGGCCTTGCGCAGCCTGGAACAAGGGCTCAATTCCAAGGTGCGaaacaaggagaaggaggagaggatgCGGGCCGACGTGAGCCATCTGAAAA GGTTCTTCGAGGAGTGCATCCGGAACGCGGAACTGGAGGCCAAGATGCCTGTCATCATGAAGAACTCCGTGTACATCCACAAGGCAGCCACGCGCCGCATCAAGAGCTGCCGCTTCCACCGGCGCCGGTCCAGCTCCTCTTGGAATGACG TGAAGCCGTCCCAGTCCTTCATGACGTCCCAGCTGGAAGCCAACAACATGGAGGAGCTCAAGGAAGTGGCCAAGCGGCTCAGCCGAGACCAGCGCTTCCGGGAATCCATCTACCACATCATGGCCACCCAGCCCGGACCCCCCTCGGTGCTTCCCCGGGGCGGAAAGTGA
- the PLEKHD1 gene encoding pleckstrin homology domain-containing family D member 1 isoform X1, whose translation MFTSKSNSVSPSPSLEQADSDALDISTKVQLYGVLWKRPFGRPSAKWSRRFFIIKESFLLYYSESEKKSFETNKYFNIHPKGVIPLGGCLVEAREEPSMPYAMKISHQDFHGNILLAAESEFEQTQWLEMLQESGKVTWKNAQLGEAMIKSLEAQGLQLAKEKQEYLDKLMEETEELCLQREQREELERLNQVLEAEKQQFEEVVQELRMEQEQIRRELELTARCLKGVEQEKKELRHLTESLQQTLEELSIEKKKTLEMLEENENQLQTLASQSEQSSPNGGLHSNLRQIEEKMQQLLEEKLLAEKRMKENEERSRALEEEREFYSSQSQALQNSLQELTAEKQQAERELKAEVKVRMDLERRLREAEGALRSLEQGLNSKVRNKEKEERMRADVSHLKRFFEECIRNAELEAKMPVIMKNSVYIHKAATRRIKSCRFHRRRSSSSWNDVKPSQSFMTSQLEANNMEELKEVAKRLSRDQRFRESIYHIMATQPGPPSVLPRGGK comes from the exons GTTTTTCATCATCAAAGAGAGCTTTCTGCTTTACTACTCTGAGAGTGAGAAAAAGAGCTTTGAAACCAATAAATACTTCAATATACACCCTAAG GGTGTCATCCCCCTGGGGGGCTGCCTGGTGGAGGCCCGGGAAGAGCCCAGCATGCCCTATGCCATGAAGATCTCCCACCAGGACTTCCAC GGGAACATCCTGCTGGCTGCCGAGTCCGAGTTTGAACAGACCCAGTGGCTGGAGATGCTGCAGGAGTCTGGGAAGGT GACCTGGAAGAACGCCCAGCTGGGAGAAGCCATGATCAAAAGCCTGGAGGCGCAGGGCCTGCAGTTGGCCAAGGAAAAGCAGGAGTATTTAG ACAAACTGATGGAAGAGACTGAAGAACTCtgccttcagagggagcagagagag GAGCTCGAGCGCCTTAACCAGGTGCTGGAGGCTGAGAAGCAGCAGTTTGAGGAGGTGGTGCAGGAGCTGAGGATGGAGCAGGAGCAGATCAGGAG GGAGCTCGAATTGACAGCAAGATGCCTCAAGGGTGTGGAGCAGGAGAAAAAGGAGCTGAGGCACCTCACAGAGTCCTTGCAGCAGACACTGGAG GAACTCTccatagaaaagaagaaaaccctGGAGATGCTGGAGGAGAATGAGAACCAGCTGCAGACATTAGCCAGTCAGAGTGAGCAGTCCTCTCCCAATGGGGGTCTCCACAGTAACCTAAGGCAGATCGAGGAGAAGATGCAGCAGCTGTTGGAGGAAAAGCTCCTAGCGGAGAAGCG GATGAAGGAGAACGAAGAGCGCTCACGGGCGCTGGAGGAGGAGCGAGAGTTCTACTCGAGCCAGTCACAGGCCCTGCAAAACTCACTGCAGGAGCTGACAGCAGAGAAGCAGCAGGCCGAGCGGGAGCTCAAG GCCGAGGTGAAGGTGCGCATGGACCTGGAGCGGCGTCTGCGGGAGGCGGAGGGGGCCTTGCGCAGCCTGGAACAAGGGCTCAATTCCAAGGTGCGaaacaaggagaaggaggagaggatgCGGGCCGACGTGAGCCATCTGAAAA GGTTCTTCGAGGAGTGCATCCGGAACGCGGAACTGGAGGCCAAGATGCCTGTCATCATGAAGAACTCCGTGTACATCCACAAGGCAGCCACGCGCCGCATCAAGAGCTGCCGCTTCCACCGGCGCCGGTCCAGCTCCTCTTGGAATGACG TGAAGCCGTCCCAGTCCTTCATGACGTCCCAGCTGGAAGCCAACAACATGGAGGAGCTCAAGGAAGTGGCCAAGCGGCTCAGCCGAGACCAGCGCTTCCGGGAATCCATCTACCACATCATGGCCACCCAGCCCGGACCCCCCTCGGTGCTTCCCCGGGGCGGAAAGTGA